Proteins encoded by one window of Dermochelys coriacea isolate rDerCor1 chromosome 13, rDerCor1.pri.v4, whole genome shotgun sequence:
- the LOC122456405 gene encoding LOW QUALITY PROTEIN: uncharacterized protein LOC122456405 (The sequence of the model RefSeq protein was modified relative to this genomic sequence to represent the inferred CDS: inserted 1 base in 1 codon; deleted 1 base in 1 codon), which translates to MASERGAALWSLLLTFAFLVSCCEAQVVQSPEWLVTGEGKVSTMSCSFTSAYQAFYWYQQLPGQGPTHLLTASSNDNVTVGRFIGERLESGKRSSLHITESQLGDSGSYLCAVDHSDTGGVVDAKVSQPAGLSFLVQDRTDLPCNXSVAGYNRIIWYYQNPGAALQAVISGYNSAELNLNCSHAPIKTNDNVFSYQRFLNRGPPYITSGYQEIINIPEPEGALYIPKDRKPSTLVLPHRGSDREKGLGRCCSAVKMGTIPGSGIVLIFLLSE; encoded by the exons ATGGCCTCAGAGCGTGGAGCTGCTCTGTGGAGCCTTCTCCTCACCTTTGCTTTTCTCG TCTCCTGCTGCGAAGCCCAAGTGGTTCAGAGCCCCGAGTGGCTTGTtactggggaagggaaggtctccACAATGTCCTGCTCTTTCACCAGCGCTTACCAAGCCTTCTACTGGTACCAGCAGCTGCCTGGGCAAGGGCCGACCCACCTGCTGACCGCGAGCTCTAATGACAATGTCACTGTGGGACGGTTCATAGGCGAGCGCCTGGAAAGTGGGAAACGCAGCTCTCTGCACATCACCGAGTCCCAGCTGGGGGACTCAGGCAGCTACCTCTGTGCGGTAGAT CACAGTgacacag GCGGAGTGGTGGACGCAAAGGTTTCTCAGCCTGCTGGGCTGTCTTTCCTGGTGCAGGACAGGACTGACCTCCCCTGTA CCAGTGTAGCTGGCTACAATAGAATTATTTGGTACTATCAGAACCCTGGAGCTGCCCTTCAAGCTGTGATCTCTGGCTACAACTCTGCCGAACTGAACCTCAACTGCTCTCATGCCCCAATCAAGACAAATGACAACGTGTTTTCGTACCAGCGGTTCCTGAACCGAGGACCCCCATACATAACTTCTGGGTACCAGGAAATTATTAATATCCCCGAGCCCGAGGGAGCTTTGTACATCCCCAAAGACAGAAAACCCAGCACCCTGGTCTTACCCCACAGG GGctcagacagagagaaggggCTGGGACGCTGCTGTTCCGCTGTGAAGATGGGAACAATCCCAGGCTCAGGGATTGTGCTGATTTTTCtcctgagtgagtga